Proteins co-encoded in one Chitinophagales bacterium genomic window:
- the nadC gene encoding carboxylating nicotinate-nucleotide diphosphorylase — protein sequence MIDKDLIEFIDHILEEDIREGDHTSLACIPATAMGKARLLVKGEGILAGIDLAKQIFGRVDEGLQIDLFLEDGATVKYGDIAFFVEGRKQSILTAERVVLNCMQRMSGIATMTHRYVSRLDGLKTKVLDTRKTTPGFRAIEKWAVRIGGGTNHRMGLYDMLMIKDNHHDFCGGITNAVLTARKYLKDKNLEHLQIELEVRNMEELQEALTVGQIDRIMLDNFDVPTTRKAVEWVNGRFPLESSGGITLDTIRGYAETGVDYVSVGALTHSYESLDLSLKAM from the coding sequence ATGATAGACAAAGATTTAATCGAGTTTATAGACCATATTCTGGAAGAAGATATTCGGGAAGGAGACCATACTTCATTGGCTTGTATTCCTGCTACTGCAATGGGGAAGGCGAGATTGTTGGTAAAAGGAGAGGGTATTCTGGCAGGTATTGATTTGGCAAAGCAGATATTTGGACGAGTAGATGAAGGATTGCAGATAGATCTTTTTTTGGAGGATGGAGCCACTGTGAAATATGGTGATATTGCCTTTTTTGTGGAAGGTCGAAAACAGTCTATTCTCACCGCTGAAAGGGTAGTGCTGAACTGTATGCAGCGAATGAGCGGCATTGCAACGATGACTCACCGATATGTATCGAGGCTCGATGGGTTGAAGACAAAGGTATTGGACACCCGCAAAACTACGCCCGGTTTTAGAGCGATTGAAAAGTGGGCGGTTCGAATTGGCGGGGGAACCAATCACCGTATGGGTTTGTACGATATGTTGATGATTAAGGACAACCACCATGACTTTTGTGGAGGCATCACCAACGCTGTCCTTACTGCCCGTAAATACCTCAAAGATAAAAACTTGGAACACCTTCAAATTGAACTCGAAGTTCGCAACATGGAGGAACTGCAGGAGGCTTTGACGGTTGGGCAAATTGACAGAATCATGCTCGACAACTTCGATGTGCCTACTACTCGGAAGGCGGTGGAATGGGTGAACGGGCGTTTTCCCTTAGAATCATCTGGCGGCATTACCCTTGATACGATTCGAGGTTATGCAGAAACTGGCGTAGATTATGTGTCAGTTGGCGCATTGACCCATTCTTATGAGAGTTTGGATTTGAGTTTGAAGGCTATGTAA
- a CDS encoding ATP-binding cassette domain-containing protein, which produces MISLANISIQYGGRFLFDDISFTITEKDRIGLVGKNGAGKSTMLKVLVGEILAESGTISMDNGTTLGYLPQDKKVRNTKTVFEESATAFEEVQKVERQLKGYHKEIEQRTDYESEDYFKLLEDMTEAQDRLHRLGGLTIREDIEKILKGLGFQDGDFDRLMSEFSGGWQMRVELAKILLMRPDYVLLDEPTNHLDIESIMWLEDFLASYTGGVLLISHDRAFLDKVTNRTVELVNGKAYDYRTSYSAFMDLREQRIEKQKTEAQRQEKFIEHTETLINKFRAKKNKAKFAQSLIKKLDRIEIIEVDEKESASIKFRFPPAPRSGKIVVEAKSMTKRYDDHLVLNNVDFILERGEKIAFVGKNGEGKTTLAKIINRKLAYDGHCELGHNVSIGYYEQHQAETMDGDQTVLQVIDDAATGEMRHRVRSLLGAFLFSGEDVEKKVQVLSGGEKSRLALARLLLDPVNLLILDEPTNHLDMQAKEVLKKALQNFDGSLILVSHDRDFLQGLTDKVYEFRDKKIKPYIGDIYAFLEERKLQDLAELNLKQEIAKKEELSVNKQDRIALRDTIRELDKNIKRQSNSVSKSEKRILELEKEIASSELVMADPDFYNSHKDPNGFLQKYNQAKTNLKTEMSRWEELAFELEVMREERSEYE; this is translated from the coding sequence ATGATTAGCCTCGCTAATATATCCATACAATACGGCGGTCGTTTTTTATTCGACGACATCAGTTTCACCATCACAGAGAAAGACCGCATCGGTCTGGTCGGCAAAAACGGTGCAGGAAAATCCACCATGCTCAAAGTCTTGGTTGGTGAAATTTTGGCAGAAAGTGGTACAATATCCATGGACAATGGCACTACCTTGGGTTATTTGCCTCAAGATAAAAAGGTCAGAAATACCAAAACCGTCTTTGAAGAGTCTGCAACCGCTTTTGAAGAAGTACAAAAGGTGGAACGTCAATTAAAGGGATACCACAAAGAAATAGAGCAACGAACCGACTACGAATCAGAAGATTACTTCAAACTACTGGAAGACATGACCGAAGCTCAAGACCGATTGCATCGGTTGGGAGGTTTGACTATTCGAGAAGACATTGAAAAGATTCTCAAAGGTTTGGGTTTTCAAGACGGTGATTTTGACCGATTGATGAGTGAATTCAGTGGAGGTTGGCAAATGCGGGTAGAGTTGGCGAAAATATTGTTGATGCGCCCCGATTACGTGTTGTTGGATGAGCCTACCAATCACTTGGACATTGAATCCATTATGTGGTTGGAAGATTTTTTGGCATCTTATACTGGGGGTGTTTTGTTGATTTCGCATGACCGAGCTTTTTTGGACAAGGTCACAAATCGCACCGTTGAATTGGTCAATGGCAAGGCTTACGACTACCGCACTTCTTACTCCGCCTTTATGGATCTTCGAGAACAGCGTATCGAAAAGCAGAAAACGGAGGCTCAACGACAAGAAAAATTCATTGAACACACAGAAACACTTATCAACAAATTTCGAGCGAAAAAAAATAAGGCAAAGTTTGCCCAATCGCTTATCAAGAAATTAGATAGGATAGAAATCATTGAAGTAGATGAAAAGGAATCGGCTTCTATCAAATTTCGTTTTCCGCCAGCACCCCGTTCTGGAAAAATCGTGGTTGAAGCCAAAAGTATGACCAAACGCTACGATGACCATTTAGTCCTCAATAATGTTGATTTTATACTCGAAAGAGGTGAAAAAATAGCTTTTGTGGGCAAAAATGGAGAGGGAAAAACTACGCTTGCAAAAATTATCAACCGCAAATTGGCTTATGATGGACACTGCGAACTCGGTCACAATGTAAGTATTGGTTACTACGAACAACATCAAGCCGAAACGATGGACGGTGACCAAACGGTTTTGCAGGTGATTGACGATGCTGCAACGGGCGAAATGCGCCACAGGGTACGGAGCTTGTTGGGGGCGTTTTTGTTTAGTGGTGAAGATGTGGAGAAAAAAGTGCAGGTACTTTCAGGCGGCGAAAAATCTCGTTTGGCTTTGGCTCGTTTGCTTTTAGATCCTGTGAATCTGTTGATTCTCGATGAGCCTACCAATCACTTAGACATGCAAGCCAAAGAGGTATTGAAGAAAGCACTTCAAAATTTTGATGGTTCATTGATTCTTGTGTCGCATGACCGTGATTTCCTACAAGGTCTGACCGACAAAGTCTATGAATTTCGAGATAAAAAAATCAAACCTTATATTGGTGACATTTATGCCTTTTTGGAGGAGCGAAAATTGCAGGATTTGGCCGAACTGAATTTGAAGCAAGAAATTGCGAAAAAGGAAGAGCTTTCAGTGAACAAGCAAGACCGCATTGCTCTCCGTGATACGATTCGAGAATTGGACAAGAATATCAAACGTCAATCGAATAGTGTTTCCAAATCTGAGAAGCGAATTTTGGAATTGGAGAAAGAAATTGCATCATCAGAATTGGTAATGGCCGACCCTGATTTCTATAACAGTCATAAAGACCCTAATGGCTTCCTGCAAAAATACAATCAAGCCAAAACCAATCTGAAAACGGAAATGAGCCGTTGGGAGGAATTGGCTTTTGAACTGGAGGTGATGAGAGAAGAACGCTCGGAGTATGAGTAA
- a CDS encoding ArsC/Spx/MgsR family protein, which translates to MRKKVYHLASCSTNQKILKEVEIGDEFEYQNIKEEKITPDQLAEMKELAGSYESLFSRRARKYRLWELSKKELGEDDYKNYILEEYTFLKRPIFLVGNQLFFGSMKKSLESLKEVLGK; encoded by the coding sequence ATGCGAAAGAAAGTATATCATTTGGCAAGTTGTAGCACAAATCAGAAAATATTGAAGGAAGTAGAAATAGGAGATGAGTTTGAATACCAGAACATCAAGGAAGAAAAAATTACTCCTGACCAATTGGCAGAAATGAAAGAACTAGCTGGAAGTTATGAAAGTCTTTTTAGTAGAAGGGCAAGGAAATACCGTCTTTGGGAATTGAGTAAGAAAGAATTAGGTGAAGATGACTACAAAAACTACATTTTAGAAGAATACACTTTCCTTAAACGTCCTATCTTTTTGGTGGGCAATCAATTGTTTTTTGGCAGTATGAAGAAAAGTTTGGAGAGTTTGAAAGAGGTTTTGGGGAAGTAA
- the ftcD gene encoding glutamate formimidoyltransferase: MKRILECVPNFSEGRNMDIIQQITTQIEAIEGVKLLDIDPGKATNRTVVTFVGEPEAVVEAAFQAIKKAGEVIDMSKHSGEHPRFGATDVCPLIPIAGVSMEEAADYARQLAARVGRELGIPIYLYESAASQPNRKNLATVRAGEYEGLPKKLSDANWIPDAGPAEFNERVKKTGVTAIGARDFLIAYNVNINTTSTRRANSIAFDVRENGRIKREGDPITGKIVLDEAGNPMRERGACKAVKAIGWYIEEYGQCQISMNLTNINLTPLHIAFDEVCKSAQNRGMRVTGSELVGLVPLKSMLAAGRYFLKQQQRSVGVSEEELIHIAIKTMGLDELTPFDPQKKIIEYLLQDVNKTPLLHKNLQEFADETASESPAPGGGSISAYVGALGISLGTMVANLSAHKRGWDERWEEFSDWAEKGQTFKQQLLQLVDEDTAAFNGIMDAIRLPKKTDDEKLARKEALQNATKNAIEVPYRIMEISLASMEVLKAMAQIGNPASVSDAGVGAACARTAVIGAFLNVQINADGLEDKQFIAEKLQKGAAMVVNAKALEAEILEIVEKKINGM; encoded by the coding sequence ATGAAAAGAATTCTCGAATGTGTCCCCAACTTTTCAGAGGGACGAAACATGGACATTATCCAACAAATCACGACACAGATTGAAGCCATCGAAGGAGTGAAACTGCTCGATATAGACCCCGGCAAAGCCACCAACCGAACCGTTGTAACCTTTGTAGGAGAGCCAGAAGCAGTAGTAGAAGCGGCATTTCAAGCCATCAAAAAAGCGGGAGAAGTGATAGACATGTCCAAACACAGCGGCGAACATCCCCGTTTTGGCGCAACCGATGTTTGTCCACTCATACCCATTGCAGGAGTCAGTATGGAAGAAGCCGCAGACTATGCCCGTCAATTGGCGGCAAGAGTTGGGCGTGAATTGGGGATTCCGATTTACCTCTACGAAAGTGCGGCAAGTCAGCCCAATCGCAAAAATTTGGCAACCGTGAGAGCAGGTGAATACGAAGGATTGCCTAAGAAGTTGAGTGATGCCAATTGGATTCCCGATGCAGGGCCTGCTGAATTCAATGAACGGGTCAAGAAAACAGGCGTAACTGCTATTGGCGCACGAGATTTTCTGATAGCTTACAACGTAAACATCAACACAACTTCCACACGTAGAGCCAATTCAATTGCTTTTGATGTGCGAGAAAATGGCCGCATCAAACGAGAAGGCGATCCGATTACCGGCAAAATAGTGTTGGACGAGGCGGGAAATCCCATGCGGGAAAGGGGAGCTTGCAAAGCGGTGAAAGCCATCGGTTGGTACATTGAAGAATATGGTCAGTGTCAAATTTCGATGAACCTCACCAACATCAACCTGACCCCTTTGCACATTGCATTCGACGAAGTATGCAAAAGTGCACAAAACAGAGGAATGAGGGTGACAGGTTCTGAATTGGTGGGTTTGGTGCCATTGAAGTCCATGTTGGCGGCAGGGCGTTATTTTTTGAAGCAGCAACAACGCTCTGTGGGAGTGTCGGAGGAAGAACTGATTCACATTGCCATAAAAACTATGGGTTTAGACGAATTGACTCCTTTTGACCCTCAAAAGAAAATCATCGAATACTTGCTGCAAGATGTCAACAAAACGCCTTTGCTGCATAAGAATTTGCAGGAATTTGCGGACGAAACAGCCTCAGAATCACCTGCTCCTGGAGGAGGTTCTATCTCCGCTTATGTGGGGGCTTTGGGGATTTCGCTCGGTACAATGGTTGCGAATCTTTCGGCACACAAACGAGGATGGGATGAGCGTTGGGAAGAATTTTCGGATTGGGCTGAAAAAGGACAGACTTTTAAACAGCAGTTGCTGCAATTGGTGGATGAGGATACCGCTGCCTTCAATGGCATTATGGATGCTATTCGGCTACCCAAAAAGACAGACGACGAAAAACTGGCTCGAAAAGAGGCTCTGCAAAATGCCACTAAAAATGCGATTGAAGTACCTTACCGAATTATGGAAATTTCGCTTGCATCTATGGAGGTATTGAAGGCGATGGCGCAAATAGGCAACCCCGCTTCGGTGTCGGATGCAGGTGTGGGGGCTGCTTGTGCGAGAACGGCGGTAATCGGAGCTTTTCTGAATGTGCAAATTAATGCGGACGGATTGGAAGACAAACAATTCATTGCAGAAAAACTACAAAAAGGAGCTGCAATGGTGGTAAATGCAAAGGCTTTGGAGGCGGAGATTTTGGAGATAGTCGAGAAAAAAATAAACGGAATGTAA
- a CDS encoding ROK family protein, whose translation MQKTEILGIDIGGGGIKAAIVDIQTGAWRTKKSDWFTMEMLEKDTFPDGLDKDNLWYEIQTPREPKLTPKQIREIFEDIVKHYKWKGLIGLGFPAIVQNGIVRSASNIHNKWLDVHLPTFLSKNLPDVAIAAMNDTDAAGIGEMTFGTGKGKEGSVLVLTVGTGIGSALFIDGQLVPNTEFGHFFMKVDKKLYGKDCVLAEDFASSYTRKKAELSWEEWADKRLKEYLRCVQRLLSPESVIIGGGASKDVRFNQYKPFLKDTDFDKLYAHKHKTEGRAKLEMEILPAKLRNYAGIIGAAVGAKSLGDLQTITKEV comes from the coding sequence ATGCAAAAAACAGAAATTTTAGGAATCGACATAGGTGGCGGTGGTATCAAAGCAGCCATTGTAGATATTCAAACTGGTGCTTGGAGAACAAAAAAAAGCGATTGGTTTACAATGGAGATGCTCGAAAAGGATACATTTCCTGATGGTTTAGATAAAGATAATTTATGGTATGAAATTCAAACCCCTAGAGAGCCTAAACTTACTCCCAAACAAATTAGAGAAATTTTTGAAGATATTGTAAAGCACTACAAATGGAAAGGCTTGATTGGACTTGGTTTCCCCGCCATTGTTCAGAATGGCATCGTTCGGAGTGCGTCCAACATCCATAATAAATGGTTAGATGTACATTTACCTACCTTTTTATCCAAAAACTTACCCGATGTAGCCATTGCTGCCATGAACGATACAGATGCGGCAGGGATTGGCGAAATGACTTTTGGAACAGGCAAAGGGAAAGAAGGTTCTGTATTGGTATTGACTGTCGGTACGGGTATTGGCTCTGCATTGTTTATTGATGGTCAGCTTGTTCCAAATACTGAGTTTGGACACTTTTTCATGAAAGTTGACAAGAAACTCTATGGAAAAGATTGTGTATTGGCAGAAGATTTTGCATCTAGTTATACCCGCAAAAAAGCAGAGTTGAGTTGGGAGGAATGGGCTGATAAAAGATTGAAGGAATACCTGCGATGTGTTCAGCGTTTGTTATCTCCTGAATCTGTGATTATTGGAGGTGGAGCGAGCAAAGACGTGCGTTTTAACCAATACAAACCTTTTTTGAAAGATACAGATTTTGATAAACTGTATGCCCACAAACACAAAACTGAGGGACGTGCTAAATTAGAAATGGAAATCTTGCCTGCCAAATTGCGTAATTATGCGGGCATTATTGGAGCAGCGGTCGGCGCAAAATCATTGGGGGATTTGCAGACTATCACAAAGGAAGTTTGA
- the folK gene encoding 2-amino-4-hydroxy-6-hydroxymethyldihydropteridine diphosphokinase, producing MNKTFLLIGGNLGERFLNLQKTRELIGEKIGRIEAVSSIYETAAWGVETQPDFLNQALCVSTELSPHELLAEIHLIEAILERKKLQKWGTRTMDIDILFFEKQIIEAPDLIIPHPYLHLRRFTLIPLCELIPDFQHPVLKKSTLQLLLDCEDSLTVKKVIE from the coding sequence ATGAACAAAACATTTCTATTGATTGGAGGAAATTTAGGTGAGCGTTTTTTGAACCTTCAAAAAACGAGAGAATTGATTGGTGAAAAAATTGGCCGAATAGAGGCAGTTTCTTCCATTTACGAAACTGCTGCTTGGGGCGTAGAAACCCAACCCGATTTTTTGAATCAAGCATTGTGTGTATCAACCGAACTTTCACCACACGAACTGTTGGCAGAGATTCACCTTATTGAAGCCATACTAGAGCGTAAAAAGTTGCAAAAATGGGGTACAAGGACAATGGATATTGACATTTTGTTTTTTGAGAAGCAAATCATTGAAGCTCCTGATTTGATAATCCCCCATCCTTATTTGCATTTGCGCCGTTTCACGCTCATTCCTCTTTGCGAACTTATTCCAGATTTCCAACATCCTGTTCTTAAAAAAAGCACATTGCAGTTGCTGTTGGATTGCGAAGATTCTTTGACGGTCAAGAAAGTAATAGAGTGA
- a CDS encoding aminotransferase class III-fold pyridoxal phosphate-dependent enzyme, translating into MLHNPTNPSFTLQKAESLAWEHFRVGVTSIKELPSYEDQNFHLKTKEGKQFTLKIKTLGTDVEKIELEHLVMLQLNNTAHDLQFPQPVPNQLGELITQITTSDGSVYFIRLLTWVAGRMLAKVNPHTPELLENLGEACGRICWEMQGLDHLEAHRTFKWNNSQAIWIKDKIEIFEDPDKRSDIAYFIKLYETEALPHLQYLPKSIVHNDLNDFNVLVTEDLLHPKIAGVIDFGDVIYTNTINELAICIAYNCMNKKDPLTAACHILKGCHRVFHFLDAELKVLFPLIAIRLAVSIISSTEQILENPENEEYLLTHQRPAWILLKQWKKISPSFAYYAFREVCGFNPCPKNELFVEWVSKHRHNFGQLIFPNNSKSFPSKTTTYSKSLVFDLSVGSLQLGNNPNFEDAQLFDRRVQQLLVEANANVGIGRYNEIRPIYTTDSYLVEGDNGPQWRSVHMGLDIFMDAETPIFAPLDGTIHSFQNNDADRDYGPTIILEHRVSEDLTFYTLYGHLSLDSLEGLQEGQKVWKGQQICKIGPIPINGNWPPHLHFQVILDMLGKKGDFEGVVFPHHRTIYKSLCPDPNLLSGIEVENLEVKDFSNEEILQQRQKHLGRSLSVSYHKPLQIQRAFGPYLYEHTGRRYLDTANNVPHIGHQHPRIVKVAQEQMAVLNTNTRYLHPTITAFAEKLCATLPPELSVCHFVNSGSEANELAVRMAKAFSGQRDMVVMEVGYHGNTNVCVDISSYKFEGKGGSGKRDWVHVVEMPGKRWMEQRKERKLWQSWMPKKSVQSETLPTVEAVVKKLKEEGKGIAGFICESILSCGGQIVLPPNYLKAAYEQVRAAGGVCIADEVQVGFGRVGDYFWGFELQGVVPDIVTMGKPIGNGHPLAAVVTTPEIAAAFANGMEYFNTFGGNPVSCAIGLEVLKVIEDDGLQANALKVGNYLKAGLQELMKRHSIIGDVRGHGLFLGFELVKNRETFEPAPEQTTYLANRMRELGILLGTDGLYHNVIKIKPPMVFSIENADFLLATLNRVLQEDFMRLI; encoded by the coding sequence ATGCTTCACAATCCCACGAACCCATCTTTCACTCTCCAAAAGGCAGAATCCCTCGCTTGGGAGCATTTTCGAGTAGGTGTCACTTCAATCAAAGAGTTACCAAGCTATGAAGACCAAAACTTCCACCTAAAAACAAAAGAAGGTAAACAGTTTACCTTAAAAATCAAGACATTGGGTACGGATGTCGAAAAAATAGAATTAGAGCATTTGGTCATGCTTCAATTGAATAACACAGCTCACGACCTTCAATTTCCACAACCTGTTCCCAATCAACTGGGCGAACTGATAACCCAAATCACAACCTCAGATGGTTCTGTCTATTTCATACGTCTCCTCACTTGGGTAGCAGGACGTATGTTGGCAAAAGTCAATCCACATACTCCCGAATTGTTGGAAAACTTGGGAGAGGCCTGTGGTCGGATTTGTTGGGAAATGCAAGGTTTAGACCATCTTGAAGCCCACCGTACGTTTAAGTGGAACAATTCACAAGCCATTTGGATCAAAGATAAAATTGAAATTTTTGAAGATCCCGATAAACGAAGTGACATAGCATATTTCATCAAACTTTACGAAACAGAAGCCCTACCACATTTGCAGTACCTTCCCAAAAGTATTGTCCACAATGACCTCAACGACTTCAATGTTTTGGTTACTGAAGACTTGCTTCATCCAAAAATTGCAGGAGTAATAGACTTTGGAGATGTAATTTACACCAATACCATAAATGAGTTGGCGATATGTATTGCCTACAATTGCATGAACAAAAAAGACCCTTTGACAGCAGCTTGTCACATCCTGAAAGGTTGTCATCGGGTATTTCATTTTTTAGATGCAGAACTAAAAGTATTGTTCCCTCTGATAGCTATTCGGCTCGCAGTCAGCATAATATCTTCGACTGAGCAAATTCTCGAAAATCCCGAAAATGAGGAATACTTATTGACACACCAACGACCTGCATGGATCCTTTTGAAGCAATGGAAAAAAATTTCTCCTTCGTTTGCCTATTACGCTTTTCGGGAGGTTTGCGGGTTCAATCCTTGCCCCAAAAACGAGTTATTTGTAGAATGGGTATCCAAACACAGACACAATTTTGGACAACTGATTTTTCCAAATAATTCAAAATCATTTCCTTCAAAAACAACGACTTATTCAAAATCTCTTGTTTTTGACCTCAGCGTTGGTAGCCTGCAATTGGGCAACAATCCCAATTTTGAAGATGCTCAACTTTTTGACCGCAGGGTACAACAACTTTTAGTTGAAGCCAATGCAAACGTTGGAATTGGTCGCTACAATGAGATACGCCCGATTTATACAACGGATAGTTATTTGGTGGAAGGAGACAATGGTCCTCAATGGCGAAGTGTTCACATGGGTTTAGATATTTTTATGGATGCGGAAACGCCAATTTTTGCACCTTTGGACGGCACAATTCACAGTTTTCAAAACAATGATGCGGATCGGGATTATGGGCCAACCATTATTTTGGAGCATCGGGTCAGCGAAGATTTGACTTTTTACACACTATACGGTCATTTGAGTTTGGATTCTTTGGAGGGTTTACAGGAAGGTCAAAAGGTTTGGAAAGGGCAACAAATCTGCAAAATCGGACCTATACCTATCAATGGCAATTGGCCTCCACACCTTCATTTTCAGGTTATTCTGGATATGCTTGGCAAAAAGGGAGATTTTGAAGGAGTGGTTTTTCCGCATCATCGAACGATTTACAAAAGTCTTTGCCCTGACCCCAATTTGCTTTCGGGCATTGAAGTCGAAAACTTGGAGGTAAAAGATTTCAGTAATGAGGAAATTTTGCAGCAGCGTCAAAAGCATTTAGGCAGGAGTCTGAGTGTTTCTTACCATAAACCGCTGCAAATACAACGTGCTTTTGGGCCTTATTTGTATGAACATACGGGACGACGCTATTTGGATACAGCGAACAATGTGCCGCATATCGGGCATCAACATCCAAGAATCGTAAAAGTGGCTCAAGAACAAATGGCGGTTTTGAATACAAATACCCGCTATTTGCATCCGACTATTACCGCTTTTGCAGAAAAATTGTGTGCTACTTTGCCACCTGAATTGTCGGTTTGTCATTTTGTTAATTCGGGAAGTGAGGCGAATGAATTGGCTGTACGAATGGCTAAGGCTTTTTCGGGGCAACGGGATATGGTGGTGATGGAGGTTGGATATCACGGCAATACGAATGTTTGTGTGGATATTAGCTCGTATAAGTTTGAAGGAAAAGGTGGAAGTGGAAAACGGGATTGGGTGCATGTGGTAGAGATGCCGGGGAAACGGTGGATGGAACAGAGGAAAGAGCGAAAACTTTGGCAATCTTGGATGCCGAAGAAGTCGGTACAGTCGGAGACTTTGCCAACAGTTGAAGCGGTCGTCAAAAAATTGAAGGAGGAAGGAAAAGGTATTGCAGGGTTTATTTGTGAGTCTATTTTGAGTTGTGGAGGACAGATTGTGTTGCCGCCCAACTATTTGAAGGCTGCTTATGAGCAGGTGCGGGCTGCGGGTGGTGTGTGTATTGCTGATGAGGTGCAGGTGGGTTTTGGACGAGTCGGTGACTATTTTTGGGGTTTTGAGTTGCAGGGCGTTGTACCTGATATTGTGACGATGGGTAAGCCGATTGGCAATGGGCATCCTTTGGCAGCGGTAGTGACAACTCCTGAGATTGCAGCGGCTTTTGCGAATGGTATGGAGTACTTCAATACGTTTGGAGGAAACCCCGTTTCTTGTGCGATTGGTCTGGAGGTGTTGAAGGTAATTGAAGATGATGGGCTGCAAGCCAACGCTTTGAAGGTAGGGAATTATTTGAAGGCTGGCTTACAAGAATTGATGAAGCGTCATTCAATTATTGGAGATGTACGTGGACATGGTTTGTTTTTGGGTTTTGAATTGGTCAAGAATCGTGAAACATTTGAGCCTGCACCAGAACAAACGACTTACCTTGCCAATCGGATGCGAGAATTGGGTATTTTGTTGGGTACAGATGGTTTATACCACAATGTAATCAAAATCAAGCCTCCTATGGTGTTTAGCATAGAAAATGCAGATTTTTTATTGGCAACTTTGAACAGGGTTTTACAAGAGGATTTCATGCGTTTGATTTAA